The Alosa sapidissima isolate fAloSap1 chromosome 17, fAloSap1.pri, whole genome shotgun sequence DNA segment TGAATGTACTTAAAACACGTATTGTAAATATGTGCTCTGACCTGTGTGAACGAAGCGGTCTGATTAGTCTACCGTATTCCCGCGAAGTACCGAGTCATCATCGAGACCTAACTGTTGACTATCAAATGTTGGATCTACAGGGCGGACGCGACACAGGTGAAATGAAGCAGAGAGGGTGTTCTTGATGATCGGATACAGGACGGTGTTCACTCACATCCACAAGAGACAATTTGGAGAAGATACTCCTGGTGAACCCCTCCAGATGAAATAGTTGACAGGCCGGTTAAATTTGATACTGATTTTAAGTTAATCACTGTCATATTTCAAAGGTCTTGTTTTATTATCTAGGCCTATAGtttcttttcttattttttgtttgatttccGGATGATTCTTATGTAATGCTGAAGTCATGTGTTAGTCGATGGGAATGTTGTCTTTATCCCAAACTGAATCTCTGCTTTGGCAACCCAAAGTTCAAGAGTTCATTAGCACCGAATGGCTTCAGTTTGATCAATGGATATGTTAAAGTAATTGTCATATCTAAATAATAACCAAACACTGTGTTTATGAATTTCCGAGATAAAGTTTTCAAAAGAGTTTTTCACAGATACAATCAAGAAACTGTATTTACTGTACGTATTTTAGTCTCAAGTGGTCACCTCAATTTAGTAAACAGAGGCTGTGCAACATTGTAAGGATTAGGGATTAAGTTAGTCAATTGGAAATGAGGGCAGTGTTTATGTACCCTGAGATAAGGCCCAGCCATTATTTAGGCTTGTCTCCTTACTGTAACTGCAGCCTGTTCAAAATGATACACTCACCTTCCCTCCTTCAAGCCAACCATTGTGTGCTTCTGAAATATTATTGTCTGTAAAAGAATAGTCTGTGAAAAGTATAATTCAATTTAGATATTCTCGATATATTTATAAGGAATGACACTATAAATCTACTCTGTCCATATCTAACTTGAAATAAGAATTTGCAAGAACTTGCGATTTGGTTAGAGCTTCACagaagaccttgaatttcccctggggatcaataaagtatctatctatctatctatctagacaaGATGATACGTATTCAAACACTGTTGTTTGAGAGTTGCAGCAAATGCAGCgtgttgttcaaaactgaaATTTAGTTAAGCATAGTACACCTGCAGTGTACACATAAGAAAGTAGCTACCTCACACAGGGTTGTGTGCAATATATACAGCATGAGGTCCTTCGGTCACAACTGCCACGTTCTTTCCCATGAGTCTCTGGGGATCCACTTAGCTCTCGCCCGCTGCTGCTGTGCAATGGAGAATGAGAGATTAAACCCTCTGTGCCATTGTCCTGCTAATGAAAACATCTCAGCAGCACCATGACCTCCGTGTGGAGCGCCGATGCACCAGCTTCTCTACCTGCACGCCGAGGCCTCCTCTACCTGCACGCCGAGGCCTCCTCTACCTGCACGCCGGGGCCTCCTCTACCTGCACGCCGGGGCCTCCTCTACCTGCACGCCGGGGCCTCCTCTACCTGCACGCCGGGGCCTCCTCTACCTGCACGCCGGGGCCTCCTCTGTGGGTATTTGATACAGAGCCGTGGCACGGACGGCAGGGACGGACCTCCTGGTGCAGGTGCTAATCCTCCTGCTACAGGGGGGCGAGGAGGGTGTGTTctggggaggtggtggtggaggaggaggggtctgtctggggtcaggaaagcTGTTAGAGGAAGAGATCACAGAGGGAGAGTGCgacggagggagagggagggagagggagagaaagggagatcgCTGGCCCTGATCGAGGCGGCGGTGCGTAGCCGAGGCTTTTGTCCTCCGTCGGGAGTTGTTGCGTTTTCTTTTTCCCTCCACCTTCTCGCCATGTCCTTCAAGCAGCCGGCAGCTCACAGGAATACTTCATGGTTCTGTCATCCCACGCACAAGCATATCCTCTCCTCTGGCAGGAGGTGAATAATGACTTCAGATGACAAGTCATGGGACAGTTTCACTTTTTTATATAAGAGCTGTTACAAGGAACAAAGGAAATGGTCAAAGTCAGACCATGGCAGCTTCTAGGCTACTTCTGTTCTGATGGCAGTTGTACAAAGGCTACTTTTTTCCAATTTGCTCCATCCATCTAACttctttgtttctttattttattttgccttcgtcatttttttctgtcttttttatcTGAACACAACAATATCAGGGTCTCGTGTGTAAGACCTCTTAGAGCACTTTTCAAAAAGTGATGCTCCAATTCTACCAAGAACCTTTTTTCACAAATACCCCTTTATTGTTAGTAAAGTTCCTCAGTTGTATTCAGCTGGTACTGTGATGAACCATCCATCATAGGGTCCTAAATAGACCTCAGTCAGGACAAAGCCTGTGAACTGCTCCGCACAGTTCACCCTGTTCTAAGGATGGGTGTTTATGTATGCACAATAGCCTACGCATTCTCTCTCTTACAACATAACCTTCATCCTCAACCTGCCTTGGATGGTACCACCTGCTAGTCTTACCCAAACAAATACTGTACCCCCCCCTCCCTGCGTCATGGTAAGATGTCAGCACTGACAGTCGCCGGTGCTTACTGATGGTCTAGCACGAAGAGGGAGGATGAAAGCAGAGACCGAGGGGGGAACACAATGGCCCGGGCGTTGGGTTTGTTTTTGCTGGACGCGTCCATGTCCACGGCTCTGACGCAGCAGCCCTCAGCGGCCCATTAGGATCGGTTTCAGGTGATTTATGTTAATAGAGCCAAAGCATGGCAttccactgcactgcactgacatTCCTGTCACCTTTCAGCCtggcagagcgagagagagagagagagagagagagagagagagagagagacagagagagagagagagagagagagagagagagagagagagacagagacagagagagcaatcCTGAGATAAAGAATAACCCTGTGCCTTTAAGAGACCATTTTTAGCAATTATGTGACATCCCCAGATGGCATAGCTGAGATTCCTGTCTCGGTTCATGCGAAAGGACAAAACAACAGAATCTATCAGGTGAGACAGCTTCCTCCCAACACAGGTACAGTAGTGGCCTTGTGACAGAGGGATCTGTCACGTCCACACAGGTAAGTGGCGGGGTTGTGAGTTCTGTTTGCTATCAAAAAAGCTAATCAAAGAACAGAAGAGGTGGGAGTATCGCACTGTGTCTGCAAATATTTTCAAGTTATTCACTGATTGGTTGTTCTGATTGTAGAATTTAGTATTGGCAGCATTTTGGCACAAATAAATATCTGAAAACATTAATGCTAGAATTTGCAATCTAGTGAAATTAGGCAAAAAGCCAAATtcagcagtggtagtgtagttagtaggctaaggagctgggctagcattcagtagccagaaatgttgtgggttcaattctcggcttccactgttgtgcccctgagcaaggcacttaaccccaagttgctccgagGACAATGGTCTTAGTAATATAGTTGATGTAtgaagtcactttggataatggGTCTGATAAATGAATCAATATAAATGTAATTTGCTCTTAAGACCTTTTTaatattcttcttcttcagtttGCCTTCAAAAAATTCAGTTGACTGAaccatttttaaaacatttttcccAAAGTAAAATCCTTATGATGTCCTAAACAGAAAATTGGATTAAAAACTCCTAAACAAAACCTGTGCAACCAAGACCCACATGAGACAGCACTCTAATTCACTTTCTCCGAATCCTATTCACCCTCTACCTCACATCATGGAGTGGAGAAATCAGGTCAAGCATTTGATGTTGACTCTATCTCACACTGTTGCAAAGAAAAGAAGGGGTTGTCAGTGTAGAAGCTCTCTGAAAGGAAGGAAACTTCTCTTTATGCGCTCTCAAACCATGCAGCTGAGGGAGaatggggagatggagagagagaatggccgCCGTTGGAGCACCTGAGACCTGCTCTCGCTccttgaagagagagagagagagagagagagacggtgatAGTCTAATGGTGAAGTTGAGAGACTTACAGTATTACCGGGCTCTTTGTCAGAGCTGCTAAAAGACAGTCTTGTCACCCAAGCCACCTGTGCTCCTAGCCCTCTCCTAataagagaagaagagagggagcttTTAAAgcagattaaaaaaaatcattcctggtagtgtgttgttgtgtgtttacatcAAGAAGTCATGACTTCATTTCATCTTTTTTAAGAATTTCATGGAAAAAAGGTCATGTGACACGTGGTGAAATATCCTGGTCCATGGCATTGTGCTGATTTAATGTACTGCTGTTTTGCATTACTATCATTTCGCTGAATAGTACatgtcaaagaaaatctttatGCCTTTTAATTCTGACAATCATGATAGTGCACGGCTGAGTACGATAATGCAAGTAATGTCCTTTGATAACAACGATGTGAACGTGGTACCATCCAGAGACAAGGTGACTCGTCCCCGAGAGGCCCTTTGAAGTGCTATTGGCCTGCAAGTCACAGAGATAATCAGGCACCTGCCTTAAAGTGTGGCGTATCTCTCCTCTGCTGTTTGTAAACAAAGCCTCTTGAAGTTCACTCATGGGGGATAAGGGCAAGGAGGGGAACATACGGGTTGAGCTGTTAATCACATGCCTATATCAGCAATACAGACCTGggttgagagtgagagaaggaagaggagagaggaaagagagagcaatggGAGGAAGAGGGTGGAGGGAgcgatatgtgtgtgagagaggtgggAGGATAGAGGTCAAGTTCACACCATCTGAGAGAGTGATGAGAAGTAGACTTACTTAGCCTTGTGTACAAATGTCCACGCGTACATGTGCATAGTCTTCACACAGCCACAGGGATTCACTTCTCAGAGTTTTCTTCATGCCATTTTCCACTGTGAATaacaattatttctatttttttttgtaagttaagttaagttgtataaccattgactgtaaatgtttaaactgtaactgtaacagttcaactgttcaaattgtagcctaacgttaaccgtaacagttcaacacaagcaaaacattgcgagctcaatgtgtgtgtgagttgctaTGGGAACATACACAGAAACCAATTTTAGGGAAAGGGCTGATGCTGACTATTTGCTATTTATTACACATCCAAAAGAATACATTTCAGTCGTTATAAGCTCTGGTTTATTATGGAGCATAATAGACCTCAGCACCTTTTTATTGTAAGATCGTTCTTAgatcacataggcctaccaaTTTAAAATCATAACATAAAAACTGCAGTGGTAGGCTACTATTTTTAAAAGCATGTGTAGGcctaagtgtaagtgtgtgtgtgtgtgtgtgtgtgtgtgtgtgtgtgtgtgtgtgtgtgtgtgtgtgtgtgtgtgtaaacatgcttTAATGAAAATAGATACTTGAGCTTAGTCATCAGATAGAGGATGgttgctgcttgctctgttaaggtatttaagtccctcccaaactgcattgaAATTGTATATTTAGCAGGCACCCCCACCCCAGAAAACAATTGCAATGTCCCTGATTGTGCCACCCCCAGAATTTTGCCTTGCATTACACCCCTGTCCACAAATGGCTTTTTCTTCTCCACAAACATTGTTTTCTAGTTATTGCGCTGCCAATATCTTGTACAATAGACGTGATAGCGAAATCTAAATGTCTACCTTTTAGCAACAGCGTTTTTGTTAGGAAGAACCAGGAAgaatgaaacactttatttaactttaattaccggtaggcctacactttaATTACACTTTAATTAAATGTCACTTAAATGTCACACAAAGACATTGTACCATACTGAAAGCTAACATTTTGTTAcaagcaacctacatctgtcctctgtcaaacacagttTTATTTTCAGCTCTGGACAAAACCGGTCAGGAGTTCTGGTCCGAACCGTGACACCAAACAGCTCTGGTTCAGGCAtagtccacacggagacgctttttaggttaaacgcagaggttttgcttcgtcttggccgagcgtccaaacgaatcctgtaaacgcactgcccaaaaccgcacttttctgaaacctggtcccagagtggagaaatctgaaaccgtagcccgtttgaattcgtttagacagcgaaaccgcacatcctgcttgtgtatcgatgatgtcatcgccacacctcagctgccctggacttgcacttatagttttcatacatgacatcaCCTACGATTACACTACGTAAGATACAtctcacaactggtgctgcgcagcgcctatagcttatgacttggtggactgaacactgtttttccccggtgttttttaatgcattctagctactgtcagtgacgcgagagaacttaagttattaggaaagtgcggtgtaagtttaggctacgttaatttgtgcgtagtgccagtgtcattcatttattttacatgtcttacaacatatatacatgcattcacagtcgagtgaaatcaaatataagcatacaaagacgcttagaactcacgttaagctggtagcacactgaatgcaaatgcgcgatttgatttgatgcaggcaaacgtattgactgttactaacgaaggttttatagcaatattataaatgtggcgacagaataccctagaacttgggtaagccttgcgtttagtagcctaattccggtgatagccaaaactaatgtgaatcacggactatcctacaaccaaagaaagtaaaggtgattagtaggcctacctgcgttagccaaataaaggacgggactgcacccttcacaaaccgtaaaataaagtttattagttttacagttgacagttcaccatcagtccacacaaacaattctggtttccttgcactagccattttgtcatagcctattctgtctgtttgtaaagcacacaaactttggtcaatttctgtcaagaaacagtgccacctataggcctggggtatgaagtaacgtgttgagtcgtgttgtgatggatccgtttggacgcaaatattcttgatgcggtttcagggaagacggaggaaaaaaagatcggtttcgtacgtgtggactagccctatagttgctccacaacggaacaagtggggcggggctaagttcggctggcttccaggcttccattctgtccaaatgaatagtttgttctttctgtctttctgtgtgtgtgtgtgagagagagagagagagagtgagtgtttgtgtgtgtgtgtgtgtgtgtgtgtgtgtgtgtgtgtgtgtgtgtgtggcacttaaccccaagtagctctggggacaatgtggtCCCTTGtcataagtcactttggatgagaagtgtgtgctaaatgtaaTATAAATCTCTGTGaatctgtgcgtgtgtatgtctgccTGTCTGATAAGAAAATCACACTTATAGCTGTGGGTGGTAACTAATTCCATTCATGTATAATTCCACTGAAAAGAGATGAAGATGCCTCAGGGACACTCATTTTTTCCAAAATGCTGTACACTACCTGTTCTTCAAAGAGGAATGCATgtaagaatgtatgtatgtatgtatgtatgtatgtatctatgtatgtatgtacagtatgtatgtatgtatgtatgtatgtatctatgtatgtatgtactgtatgtatgtatgtatgtataaaatGTTGGAAGGTAACAAAACACATGTAACGGTGTTAGATATTTAAAATACAAGATATGATTAACTGTATTTAAATATGTTTACAATTTAAATGGGTGGTATTCAGAATACAGTTACAGGTACAGTGACGGTTACAGTTATACTGATCTCTGAAGGGTCAACGTTTTAAATCATTATAGCATGTATGCTCATTGCCGAGGCTTTTCAAACTTCAAATATTTTTATAAATGGTTTTTTGGACAATGTTAGTTTTGCCTACATGTGCAAACAACATTGTAGGTTTGTTGACACAATGATACATTGATACATTAATAATGTTTCATAGCACATGAGTCTATACCAATCTATCCTTACAGTAAAGATGGGTTGTGGGTTGTTGTTTGGACATAACCTGAGGTTTTTTATCCACAGATAATacaatataaaataataatgttgTAATTCAAAGTATTCAGAATATGTTTACCTTTGGTAAACTGGAATACGTTACAAAATACATTTCCGGTCATGTATTCTGTAATCTgtagtaaaatacattttaaaattaactatgtatgcatgtatgtatgtctgtatgtatgcatgtatgtatgggtgtgtcAGAAAATCAGGGAATTCCAGTTCTTTAGGAAGTAATTTCAGTGTTAGATTAGAATGTTTTGAATGAAGCCAAATTTTTTGCTATACTAGTGAGGTGACTTTGAGGTTGATCAATACAGTGTACAGTTTTCTTTATGGTTTTGTCTTTTAATTGTCAGTGACAGTGTAAATACTGTCAGCGTGTTGACACACTCCTCTGTAAATACAGGTTCCAAATCTTATCCTAACCTTCCTTTGAGTGCCCCGTGAGCTTCCTATGTGATCCACACATTGAGAGGGACTTACTTTTGGATTACTTGCTGTGTAATTATGTCTATTACTCTACTTTAAGGTGGGCTAAGcccctgtatctgtgtgtgtgtgtgtgtgtgtgtgtgtgtgtgtgtgtgtgtgtgtgtgtgtgtgtgtgtgtgtgtgtgtgtgtgtgtgtgtgtcacccatCACCTGCATTTGAACCGGAGTGAATGGCTGTGCATACTGTGAGTGGATGACTAACCAGACGTCTGTGATCACAGCGCCGTCTGACAGACGAGGTATTTATCTGCTGTCAGCCTTCAGACCACTGGTGTGGCTCCTCTCGGGGCTACAACTgactcattctgtgtgtgtgtgtgtgtgtgtgtgtgtgtgatgtatgatgTGAAGAAAAGAGAATGTGTGTCcaactatatacagtatacacccaccacatttaaaaaatcatttggCATTTTACCTTATTTTCACCATGAAAGCTATTTTCACCATGAAAGTAATGAGGAAAAATTCAACCTTTAGGGGAAGCAAGTTTATtctcaataaaaaaataaatctcataaagaaatattCTTAACAAAGATTATTAGCCCAGGGTTTCATTTTTTGTAAGCCTCCCCTTGCCAATAAAAGAGTTCTTTAGGCTTAACCTACTGTATTAGATCTCATAATGTTGGAGAACACAAATCAGGGGATTTGAGAGCATTTCTCTTTACATAATATCTTCAGCTTTTCCAGATTgcttgtgcatttttctcttaAGCTCACCCCACTTGTTTTCAATGGAGTTCAGGTCTTGTGTCCAGTAAACCATTATTGTGTTGACCTGGACATACAGTTTGGATCATTGATCAGATgcatgatccaatcatgacccatTTTTAAGTATGATTTGATTTAAAATGCCCAGATATTTAATGGAGTTCATGATACCATGTGGTACCTAATGGTTCGCAGGGCCTTTGGATTAAGCCCAAGACTAGCCCCTCAGCTTCCACCATACTTATACTTAGGCATGGGGTTTTCTGTTGGCAAAGTGCTCAACATTTGTAGTAAAATGACAAGGCTTTCCTGGCATGCATTTTCAATAACCTGCTAGTATGGAGGTCACTTCTGGTGTTTCTGTTAGACTTGGTGACCTCAATCTGCTACTTTTGTCTGTATCTCTGTATCAATATCCTTAGGGATTTTTTTGCTTCTCTTGCCACCCTCCTCATTGTGCGTAGGGGCAAGACAAATATGGGTCCTTTTTTATGCAAGACTGTAACAGACTGTAACCACTTGATTGGAACATATTaatgttttaactgtaaatatgggcattttcaggcaagtactgtacatgttttttttttataatttccCGATTTACCAAGCAATTTACCAACCTCTTGTATTTCCCATATTAAAAAAGTTTGTTTGCCCTTTTTTTGTATCTTAATAAAACAGGAAGTCATGGAATCCCTACTTCACTTAAGttgaatataaattaaataaatttcAGTTATATTTTGTGACAATAATTGTGGCACGTGTGTTTTGTTAAAATATTTCTTTCTTTACGAGGATTTTTCAAAactggatttttcctcattgatTTCATTATGAAACGAATAAAATGGAAGAATACTTTTTACCCATTAttaccaaaggtgccaataCATGTAGAGGGCAGTGTATATTTGTGGGGAAGGGAGTGTGAAAGTtgtgtaagtaagataaacaatAAGATGAGATGTGTCAGTGCATGGCTAAGCTGTACATCAGTTAATGTTAATTCTAATCTTTCTATAGGCTAGTGTAAATGTGGGCATTTCAAGCATAGCAAGAGATATGTAACTGTAAAACTTAAgtagacgtgtgtgtgcgcatgcatgcgtgcgtctgtgtgtgtgtgtgtgtatctgcctctgtgtatgtgtatttgtgtgtgtgcaccgccatGCATGTAGGTGCATGtatattatgtgtgtttgtgtgtgtgtgcgtgtgtgtgtgtgtgtgtgtgtgtgtgtgtgtgtgtgtgtgtgtgtgtgtgtgtgcgtgtatgtatgtgtgtgtgaccttatgcgtgtgtgtacacatgggtGTGAATACTCAGCTTTAGGAGGGCAATGGCGCCTCTGCGCCTCCAAAGTCGTTGTGAAGAGAGATACTGTCAGCGACAGGTATTactgacactctctctctctccttcactttctttctctctctctcgcccaacTGCactctctgacttcctttcacactctcattctcttgTTCTCCCTGTGAGTCTCTACCCACCCTGCCAGTGGAATGGACAGATGTGCCTGTCAAGCTGTATGTCAACAGCCAGATTAAAAGCATCCTGATGACAAACCGGACGATTAATCGTCCAAGATTAACCTTCTTCCCCCTGACCCCCCTAAGTGAGATGGGTGAGCGAATATGTTTACTCACACCTTGGATGTTCCTCTTTAACCAAAGTGGGTAATAGAACCATGTGTACTTATGATGCACACATACTAAAGATTTTTTAAAGGTAGCCAACAATTCCAgtttaatatatattttgttaaattCAGTGAATTTCTCCTCAAAGTTCTCACTTCAGTTTGTGCACtcaaatttgattggctgttgaccTTATTATCAATACCTTTTTTGTCATAAGCATAGACTTTACTTACACAGTAAATTGAAGTTTTATCTGTGCAAATTGAATTGCAGTCACAAAAACAAATCTGAATAGACAGATAGACTATCAGGTATTGTAGTATTCattggaaaaaatatatcatGATTTCAGATTAAAGATTTTAATATTACACATATATTTGGTTTAATGTGTACAGTCAGACATATCAGCTGATCACTTTTCAAATAATTTTGTCAAATACACACCTCACAAAATATAGTCATcaagtttttatttttacaaaCACTTAAGTTTGAAATATTTGTTCATAGACTGTGTTCCTGTACCAACACAAGAGTTGCTTTGGCTTTCAAGAAGCTAAACTTCCAAATTAAAGAAATGTATTGAACATCGgcatttgtattttttaacaTCAGTATAATCTAGAGTTCTATGTATTTTTTAAAACTAATAATAATGACATCTCACTATATTACTGCAACACTGTTTATAAATAACAAAAAAGTATTTACAGACCTGTTTAAGGACGGCCAAACTTGGTCATGTCAAAGTGTTCTTTTGGCTCGTTGATTCAGCTACATCATCAGTCTTTGTTTCTACACATATCTCACTctattgttctctctctttttctatctctctgtctcttcctctattTGTTGTTCTTTTGCTCCATGGCTCACAAATGTCAATACTCCCCTCCGTCGTACCTGAATGGATGGCTCACCCTCTCCGGGTAGCTGTTGGAGGGGTACCCGCTGTAGCGGAAGGAGTCCAAGTTTTCTGTGCGTTCAATTTTGGCGGGCAACGTCTCCTGGTAGGAGAGGGCCGACTTGATGACACCTGAATCCTCGGCCAGCTTCAGGTCAGAATAGGAGGCGGTGGGCGAGGCCTCCTCCAGCAGGACGTTGCAGTTGGGGATGCCCTTTACATCGTAGAGGTTGTCGCCATACTTGACCACAGAGGGCTTGGGGCAGGGCTGGTAGGAGaccttggtggtggtggtgatgatggtctGCAGGGCGGCGGGCGTGGCCGGTGCTGGCCCCGTGTACCGGCACGGGTATTCGCCGTTGTAGTAGTGGTGGTTGGCAGAGTTGGCACTGGGCAGCTGCGTGTACTCGCCACGCTCCCCGTACGCCCCCTTGCCCAGAATCTGCTTCCAGCCGCCCAGCTTGGCAGTGGCAGAGCCGTCGTAGCCGCGCTCGTGACCACTCACGGTGCTGCCGCTGTGGGTCGACCCGGCGAGGCCGGGGCCGGACTTGCCGGGGTCGGCTTCCGACGGCGGGCTGGCCGGGTCCTTGTAGAGGGCGGTGTAGGAGCTGGGGGTGGTCAGGTAGCCCGGCATGGGGAAGTCGTAGTGCGGGCGTGCCATGTAGAGCCGAGGGTTGGCTGCCTTCTGCAAGGAGGAGGGGGCCTCGGCCATGGAGTCGTAGGCAAACTTGTAGGGCTCCGAGTTCTGGAAGGGGGGGTAGTGCTGGCTCTGTAGGGGGAAACTGGGCTCCAGGAGGTTGAAGCGGTCTGCATCCACACAGGGCAGCTGGTGCAGGTTGCTGAAGGGGATGTCATGGTAACGACCCGTCTGGAATCACATAGATGAGGACAGTAAGGGACACAGCTAGGAAGGTCACATATCTGTCTGATTtcatattaataaaacaattgaACTATGTTAATGCCTTATGAAGCTGGGTTCATATATATTTTAGGGACctcaatgtgtatgattgataAAAACTGTATAAACATGAATATCACTTATGTAATATGCACTGCCTCCACTCACAGATAGATCTTAAATGATTAGATTCTTATTAGTCGTAGACAAGTGATTGTGGAAGGAGACATTATCCCTGAACAACAAAGATGACCATACTGGGTTTTATTTTCAACTGACCTGTCTCAAGGGTAAAAACAGGCATGACATTTTGTAGATCAGTATTATGTGTATCATGGAAAATAAGAATACAATTTAAGAATTGATAAAactatatgtaggcctatgtattttAGCAAAAAAGTAGACACTGTGGATTCATTTCAGTATGGCAGCTCATTGCTTACATCATGTTGCATTGAACTTCATACTCACATAGATAGTTGTGAATTCTACATAGTGTGTATTAAATCATGGaaagaaaatatatgttcatatatCTGAATGTACGGCAAGTTTATAATAGTGTGA contains these protein-coding regions:
- the gcm2 gene encoding chorion-specific transcription factor GCMb — translated: MSKTSDQFDGGSDCVCSFGMKLTWDINDPKLPQDTKQFDAFQEWTDGYVRYIYSAEDKNAQRHLSGWAMRNTNNHNCQILKKSCLGVVVCGRNCTLSDGSKLQLRPAICDKARQKQQKKLCPNCSSALELVPCRGHSGYPVTNFWRVDGKAIFFQAKGVHDHPRPESKSETEARRSAVKRRMSSPHFSQKRRLVESETGRYHDIPFSNLHQLPCVDADRFNLLEPSFPLQSQHYPPFQNSEPYKFAYDSMAEAPSSLQKAANPRLYMARPHYDFPMPGYLTTPSSYTALYKDPASPPSEADPGKSGPGLAGSTHSGSTVSGHERGYDGSATAKLGGWKQILGKGAYGERGEYTQLPSANSANHHYYNGEYPCRYTGPAPATPAALQTIITTTTKVSYQPCPKPSVVKYGDNLYDVKGIPNCNVLLEEASPTASYSDLKLAEDSGVIKSALSYQETLPAKIERTENLDSFRYSGYPSNSYPERVSHPFRYDGGEY